The following are encoded in a window of Deltaproteobacteria bacterium CG11_big_fil_rev_8_21_14_0_20_49_13 genomic DNA:
- a CDS encoding transcriptional regulator encodes MNTGDIHLQKLLKDIGKNIRRVRNQKNLTQEQLDGRGFNYRWLQYIESGSRNINVSTLLRIAQALKVSVSEFFKDIS; translated from the coding sequence GTGAACACTGGAGATATACATTTACAAAAACTTCTAAAAGATATTGGCAAGAACATCCGACGTGTTCGCAATCAGAAAAATCTGACTCAAGAACAACTTGATGGCAGGGGATTTAACTACAGATGGTTACAGTATATCGAATCTGGAAGTAGAAATATTAACGTTAGCACTCTGTTAAGAATCGCACAGGCCCTAAAGGTTTCGGTATCCGAATTTTTCAAGGATATATCTTAA